Genomic segment of Streptomyces alboniger:
TGTACCACCCGGCCTACCCATCAGTACATTGACGCCATGTCTAACACGGCGTCCGAGCGAATACCGCTCAAGGCTCGCAACGTCTCCTTCTCCTGGGAGGACACCCCGCTCCACTGGCTCCCGGGCGACCCGTTCACCACGCACACCATCAACGTGCTGCATCTGCTGCTGCCCGCCGGCGAGCGCTGGTTCGTGCACGTCTACAAGCAGGTCCTGCCGTACATCAAGGACGAGCGGCTGCGCGAGGACGTCATCGGGTTCATCGGCCAGGAGGCGATGCACGCGCAGGCACACGACGAGGTCCTGCCGCACCTCAAGGAGCGGGGCCTCGACCCGACGCCGTACACCGCGCAGGTCGACTGGCTCTTCGAGAAGCTGCTCGGGGACCGGACCCTGCCACCGGGCAGGGCGCGCCACTGGTGGCTGATGGAGCGCGTCGCGATGATCGCCGCCATCGAGCACTACACCGCCTTCCTCGGCAACTGGATCCTCAACGCCGAGGAGCTGGACCGCAGGGGCGCCGACCCGACCATGCTGGACCTGCTGCGCTGGCACGGCGCCGAGGAGGTCGAGCACCGCTCCGTGGCCTTCGAGCTGTTCATGCACGTCGACGGCGGCTACCGGCGCCGCGCGCGGACCTGGGCGACCGCCTTCACCGCCCTGGTCTTCCTCTGGCAGCGCGGGGCGCGGTTCTTCATGGCGAACGACCCTACGCTCGTCCACGGCAGGGCGAGCCTGAGGGACCTCCACCGCAGCGGGCGGGCGGGCACGCTGCCGACGGCCGGCGACATGATCCGCTCCATCCCGCGCTATCTGAGCCGCGGCTACCACCCCTCCCAGGAGGGCAGCACCGAACAGGCCGTGGCCTACCTCGCCTCCTCACCGGCCGCCACCGCGGCCGAGAAGGCCGCCGCCCACCGGTCGAACGGGGGCGTCTGACATGCCCCGCGTCCGCACCCTCGCCCTCGTCGCGGGCGGTGCCGTGCTCGCCCGGCGGGCACTGCGCCGCCGCATCGCGTCCTCCCCGCTGTGGCCGCTGCCCGCCCTGGAGGAGCCGGTCTCGGGGCGGCCGCGCTCCCGGGCGCTGCGGCTGCGCGTCGCACGGCACGAGCGGGTCGCCGAAGGCGTCGTCCAACTCCGTCTGGAGGGCACGGGCTTGCCGCCGTGGACGCCGGGCGCCCACCTCGACCTGGTCCTCCCCTCGGGGCTCGTACGGCAGTACTCGCTCTGCGGCGACCCCGAGGACTCCTCCTCGTACACCGTCGCGACCCGGCTGATCACCGCCGAGCAGGGCGGCAGGGGCGGCTCGCGCGAGGTGCACGAGCTGCGCGAGGGCACCGAGGTCGAGGTGCGGGGGCCGCGCAACCGCTTCCCGCTCGCCACCGCCCCGTCGTACGCCTTCGTGGCCGGGGGCATCGGGATCACCCCGATCCTGCCGATGCTGCGGGCCGTCGAGGCCTCGGGGGTGCCGTGGCGGCTGCTGTACGCAGGGCGTTCGTGCGCCACGATGCCGTTCCTCGACGAGGTCGAGAAGCTCGGCGCGGGGCGTGCGGGGCGGGTCACCGTCGCCGCCGAGGACGCGGACGGGCTGCCGGACGTGGCGGCTTTCCTCAGCGGGGCGGCCGAGGGCGCCGCCGTCCACGTATGCGGGCCGGAAGGGCTGATGGAGGCGGTCACCGCCGCGCTGCCCGCCGGGTGTTCGCTGCATCTGGAGCGGTTCTCGCCCCGCCTCTCCACCGAGGGCGACGCCGCCTTCGAGGTCGAGCTGCGGCGCAGCGGGCGCACGGTGGCGGTCGCCGCGGACAGCACGGTGCTTGCCGCGGTCCGCGCCGAGCTGCCGGACACGGCGTACTCCTGCGAGCAGGGTTTCTGCGGAACGTGCCAACAGCGCGTCCTGGAAGGGGAGATAGACCACCGCGACGAGTTGCTCACGGACGCCGAGCGGGCCGCCTCCATGCTCATCTGCGTCTCGCGGGCGCACGGCGAGCGGCTGGTGCTCGATCTGTGAAGTCCCGTGGCGCACCGGCCCGTCGAGAGGCCGGATCTGCTCGGTAAGGTGTTCGTATGACAACCGGGGTGCGCCGCAGGATGGGCGTCGAGGAGCGTCGGCAGCAGTTGATCGGGGTCGCGCTCGACCTCTTCAGCCACCGCTCGCCCGACGACGTCTCCATCGACGAGATAGCAGCGGCCGCGGGCATCTCGCGCCCGCTGGTCTACCACTACTTCCCCGGCAAACTCAGCCTGTACGAGGCGGCGTTGCGGCGAGCGGCCGAGGACCTCGCCGAGCGGTTCGTGGAGCCGCGCGAGGGGCCGCTCGGGGCCCGGCTGCTGCGGGTGATGGGCCGCTTCCTGTCCTTCGTCGACGAGCACGGGCCCGGTTTCTCCGCGCTGATGCGGGGCGGCCCCGCTGTCTCCGCGGGCGGCGCGTGCTCGGTGGAGACGGCGTCGGCCTCGGCGACGAACGCGCTGATCGACTCGGTGCGGCAGGCGGCGTACGACCAGATCCTCGCGCACCTCGGGGTCACCGAACCGCCCGCGCGGCTGGAGCTGGTGGTGCGGTCGTGGATCTCCCTCGCCGAGTCCACGGCGCTGCTCTGGCTGGACGGGCGCCGCATCCCGCGCGCGGAGCTTGAGCTGCAACTGGTGCACGACTTCGCGGCGCTCACCGCGGTGAGCGCCGCGTACGACGAGGAGATGGCGGAGCTGCTGCGCGGCATCCTGGCCACGGAGCCGGCCGACGGTCCGTTCGCCGAGCTGATCGGCCGGCTGATGGAGCTGGCGCGGTGACGGCCCTGTTGACCGTGCGCGGTGCGCGCGAGGGCGACGTGGCGACCCTCACCGGCCTCTACGACGGCGCGGCCCGCTGGATGCGGGAGCGCGGCATCGACCAGTGGAAGCCGGGCGACAAGGACGAGCGGCACTTCCGGCGGCTGATCACCTCAGGTGTGGAGGAGGTGTGGCTCGCCCAGGAAGGGGGCGAGGTCGTCGGGGCGTACGAGATCTGGTGGGACGACGAGGCCGCCTGGGGCGTGACCGAGCCGGTCGCGGGCTATGTGCACCGGCTGATGGTGCGGCGCGGGGCGCGGCCGGGGACGGGTCGGGCGATGCTCGCACGGGCCGAGCGGCGCATCGCCGAGGCGGGGCGCGAGCTGGCCCGGCTGGACTGTGTTTCGGCCAATCCGCGGCTGCGCGTCTACTACGAGGACGCCGGATACACGGTCGTCGGGGAGCTGCCGGGGAAGGCCGCCGCGGACGGGAGCACGTACGGCGTGACCCTTCTGGAGAAGCGGCTCACCGGGGTGGGCTAGCGGTTTCCCGTCAGGCCGAGGACGAGGAGTGCGATGTCGTCGTCCCTGTCGTGGCCGAAGCAGGCGAGCAGGGTGTCGCAGAGGGACGTGACGCCCCCCGGCGCGTTGGCGGCGGCGGTGCGCAGCTGCTCCATGGAGACCGCGAGGTCGACGCCGCGGGTCTCGATGAGGCCGTCGGTGACCATGAGGAGCCGGTCGGTGGGGCGCAGCAGCACTTCGGTCGGCTTGGGTCTGTCGAGGCCGAGGCCGAGCAGCGGGCCGCACGCCTCCAGGTAGGTGGCGACGCCCGAGTCGCTGACGATGAGCGGCGGGATGTGCCCGGCGTTCGAGACGCGGGTGCGCCCGGTGGCGGGGTCGACGACCGCCAGGCAGAGGGTGGCCGTCACGTCGGGGTGGTAGCGCTGGAGCATCTTGTCGAGGCGGTGGGCGAGCACCCGGGGGTCGGATTCGTCGACGCAGTAGGCGCGCAGGGCGTGCCGGACCTCGACCATCACGGTGGCGGCGCCGAGGGAGTGGCCGACGACGTCGCCGATGGCGGTGAGGACGCCCGCGGAGGTGGGCAGCGCGGCGTAGAAGTCGCCGCCGATCTCCGTGTCGCTGGAGGCGGGTTCGTAGCGCACGACGACTTCGGTGCCGGGCACCTGGGGCACGTGCGCGGGCAGGAAGCTGCGCTGGAGGGTGAGGGCGATGTGACGTTCCATCTCGTACATGAGCAGGCGCTCCGCGGCCAGCGCGGTGGCGTGGGCGAGCCGCCCCACGAGCCGTCCGGTGTCCGGCGAGGTCCCTTGGGCGTACGAGGGCGTGGCGAGGCAGACGGGCGCGCAGCCCTCGCGGCTGCGGGCCAGGGCGAGCCGGGCGCCCTCGGGGCCTCCGGTGCCGCCGGGCGGCTCGGGCTGGAAGAAGCCGGGCGGCCACAGCGGGGCGGGTGCGAAGGTGCTGCGTACGCCGACGTGGCCCGACATGATGCGCAGGACGAGGCGCGCCACCGCATCGTGCGCGCCGTCGTCGGGCAGGGAGGCGCTCGCCCTGCGCCGGGACAGGCCGCGGTGCATCGCGCCGTCGTCACCGAGGATGAACGCGGCGGCGGGGCCGTGGGTGAGGCGGTCGGTGCCCGCGGCGGCGGCGTCGGCCAGCTCGCGCGGGCAGCGGGCGGACTGCACGTCGAGGATGGTCTCGGCGAGCCGTGTCAGATGCCCGGCCTGCGCTTCGGCGTCGCTGCGGTGGCGGGCGCCGCGGGCGACGGCCCGGACGACGGCCTGGATCTCCTCCGGTTCCGCGGGCACCGTCAGATAGGCCTCGCCGCCCGCGTCGAGGCCGCGGCACCGGTCGGCGGGGGCGACGCGGGCCGCCGAGAAGTGCACGACGGGCACGAGGGCGGTCTGGGGTGACTCCTTGAGGCGGCGGCACAGCTCGAAGCCGCTCATGTCGGGCAGGCCCACGTCGATGAGCGCCACGTCGGGCAGGTCGCCCGCGCGGTGGCGCGCGTCGAGCTCGACGAGGGCTTCGCCCGCGCTGGCGGCGAGGATGACGCGATGGCCGTCCCGGCGCAGGACAGCGCCCAGCGCGTATCG
This window contains:
- a CDS encoding TetR/AcrR family transcriptional regulator; translation: MTTGVRRRMGVEERRQQLIGVALDLFSHRSPDDVSIDEIAAAAGISRPLVYHYFPGKLSLYEAALRRAAEDLAERFVEPREGPLGARLLRVMGRFLSFVDEHGPGFSALMRGGPAVSAGGACSVETASASATNALIDSVRQAAYDQILAHLGVTEPPARLELVVRSWISLAESTALLWLDGRRIPRAELELQLVHDFAALTAVSAAYDEEMAELLRGILATEPADGPFAELIGRLMELAR
- a CDS encoding metal-dependent hydrolase — encoded protein: MSNTASERIPLKARNVSFSWEDTPLHWLPGDPFTTHTINVLHLLLPAGERWFVHVYKQVLPYIKDERLREDVIGFIGQEAMHAQAHDEVLPHLKERGLDPTPYTAQVDWLFEKLLGDRTLPPGRARHWWLMERVAMIAAIEHYTAFLGNWILNAEELDRRGADPTMLDLLRWHGAEEVEHRSVAFELFMHVDGGYRRRARTWATAFTALVFLWQRGARFFMANDPTLVHGRASLRDLHRSGRAGTLPTAGDMIRSIPRYLSRGYHPSQEGSTEQAVAYLASSPAATAAEKAAAHRSNGGV
- a CDS encoding fused response regulator/phosphatase, with protein sequence MSANGKADTTILVVDDTAASRYALGAVLRRDGHRVILAASAGEALVELDARHRAGDLPDVALIDVGLPDMSGFELCRRLKESPQTALVPVVHFSAARVAPADRCRGLDAGGEAYLTVPAEPEEIQAVVRAVARGARHRSDAEAQAGHLTRLAETILDVQSARCPRELADAAAAGTDRLTHGPAAAFILGDDGAMHRGLSRRRASASLPDDGAHDAVARLVLRIMSGHVGVRSTFAPAPLWPPGFFQPEPPGGTGGPEGARLALARSREGCAPVCLATPSYAQGTSPDTGRLVGRLAHATALAAERLLMYEMERHIALTLQRSFLPAHVPQVPGTEVVVRYEPASSDTEIGGDFYAALPTSAGVLTAIGDVVGHSLGAATVMVEVRHALRAYCVDESDPRVLAHRLDKMLQRYHPDVTATLCLAVVDPATGRTRVSNAGHIPPLIVSDSGVATYLEACGPLLGLGLDRPKPTEVLLRPTDRLLMVTDGLIETRGVDLAVSMEQLRTAAANAPGGVTSLCDTLLACFGHDRDDDIALLVLGLTGNR
- a CDS encoding PDR/VanB family oxidoreductase produces the protein MPRVRTLALVAGGAVLARRALRRRIASSPLWPLPALEEPVSGRPRSRALRLRVARHERVAEGVVQLRLEGTGLPPWTPGAHLDLVLPSGLVRQYSLCGDPEDSSSYTVATRLITAEQGGRGGSREVHELREGTEVEVRGPRNRFPLATAPSYAFVAGGIGITPILPMLRAVEASGVPWRLLYAGRSCATMPFLDEVEKLGAGRAGRVTVAAEDADGLPDVAAFLSGAAEGAAVHVCGPEGLMEAVTAALPAGCSLHLERFSPRLSTEGDAAFEVELRRSGRTVAVAADSTVLAAVRAELPDTAYSCEQGFCGTCQQRVLEGEIDHRDELLTDAERAASMLICVSRAHGERLVLDL
- a CDS encoding GNAT family N-acetyltransferase produces the protein MTALLTVRGAREGDVATLTGLYDGAARWMRERGIDQWKPGDKDERHFRRLITSGVEEVWLAQEGGEVVGAYEIWWDDEAAWGVTEPVAGYVHRLMVRRGARPGTGRAMLARAERRIAEAGRELARLDCVSANPRLRVYYEDAGYTVVGELPGKAAADGSTYGVTLLEKRLTGVG